The proteins below are encoded in one region of Candidatus Krumholzibacteriia bacterium:
- a CDS encoding LysR family transcriptional regulator: MPDRRPAGLNVHLQQLAYLREIERSPTWARAAQRLNLSQPALSQSMAELERRLGVSLFERDGRRRRLTEEGHETVRFAREVLARAEEFSEALDRRREGRAGALRVGMIDAGSLYLLPQAVRRFRDESPDVDLRLTVAPSSSLERALQRFELDLAVVVDDGDPPDDVLRETLTDEPLYLYAPPRRREDPADADWLLYPPGSHTRERIDVGLHERGITPRVRLESGNPQVLRQMVALGFGWSVLPAAVAESGPESLRRRRGGPVAVRTICTVRRRNAPADPRAESFLAMARDLR, encoded by the coding sequence GTGCCCGACCGTCGGCCCGCAGGCCTGAACGTGCACCTGCAACAACTGGCCTACCTGCGCGAGATCGAGCGCAGCCCGACCTGGGCGCGGGCGGCGCAGCGCCTGAACCTGAGCCAGCCGGCGCTGTCGCAGTCGATGGCCGAGCTCGAGCGCCGGCTGGGCGTGTCGCTGTTCGAACGGGACGGTCGGCGCCGCCGTCTCACCGAGGAGGGCCACGAAACGGTGCGCTTCGCCCGCGAGGTCCTGGCCCGCGCCGAGGAGTTCTCCGAAGCCCTCGACCGCCGTCGCGAGGGCCGGGCGGGCGCCCTGCGCGTCGGGATGATCGACGCGGGCAGTCTGTACCTGCTCCCGCAGGCCGTGCGCCGCTTCCGCGACGAGTCCCCCGACGTCGACCTCCGCCTGACGGTGGCACCGAGCAGCAGCCTGGAGCGTGCGCTCCAGCGCTTCGAACTCGATCTGGCCGTGGTCGTGGACGACGGCGACCCGCCCGACGACGTCCTCCGCGAGACGCTCACCGACGAACCCCTGTACCTGTACGCACCGCCGCGCCGCCGCGAGGATCCGGCCGACGCCGACTGGCTGCTGTACCCACCGGGCAGCCACACGCGCGAGCGGATCGACGTGGGCCTGCACGAGCGTGGGATCACCCCGCGCGTGCGTCTGGAGTCGGGCAATCCCCAGGTCCTGCGCCAGATGGTCGCCCTGGGCTTCGGCTGGTCGGTGCTGCCGGCCGCGGTGGCCGAGTCCGGACCCGAATCCCTGCGTCGTCGTCGAGGGGGGCCGGTGGCCGTGCGCACCATCTGCACCGTCCGCCGCCGCAACGCGCCCGCCGACCCGCGGGCGGAATCCTTCCTCGCCATGGCGCGTGACTTGCGATAA